In Paenibacillus ihbetae, the following are encoded in one genomic region:
- the ccmA gene encoding heme ABC exporter ATP-binding protein CcmA, giving the protein MGDQLVRFEAVHKAFKGKVVIDQLDLKVAHGEAVALCGGNGAGKSTLLRMLAGILHPTKGVITVNGQTYRDNRREYARHIGYMPDDYRFSPGLTALETMLFWARLRGLGQARAREALSMVGLSDTGSKPVASFSKGMRQRVMFAQAIMARPPIVIMDEPTNGLDPYWMDTFVMLVRQAVAEGQTILFSTHQLEIAEALADRIVFLRDGNVVLDGNTGELRQTYGAEGMRRAFRELFGINGGSPK; this is encoded by the coding sequence GTGGGTGATCAACTCGTACGGTTCGAAGCGGTTCATAAGGCATTCAAGGGGAAGGTCGTTATTGACCAATTGGATTTGAAGGTCGCTCACGGCGAAGCGGTCGCTTTGTGCGGAGGCAACGGAGCTGGAAAAAGCACCTTGCTGCGGATGTTGGCGGGAATCTTGCACCCGACGAAGGGTGTTATCACCGTCAACGGGCAAACATACCGGGACAATCGGCGGGAATATGCCCGGCACATCGGTTATATGCCGGATGATTATCGCTTTAGTCCAGGATTAACGGCACTGGAGACCATGCTGTTCTGGGCCCGGCTTCGCGGACTCGGGCAAGCCCGTGCACGGGAAGCGTTATCGATGGTTGGTCTCTCGGATACCGGCAGCAAACCCGTGGCCTCCTTCTCTAAGGGCATGAGACAGCGGGTTATGTTTGCGCAAGCGATAATGGCACGGCCGCCGATCGTCATAATGGATGAACCGACGAATGGCCTTGATCCTTACTGGATGGATACGTTCGTCATGCTCGTTCGACAGGCAGTCGCCGAAGGCCAGACGATCCTCTTCTCCACGCACCAATTGGAGATCGCCGAAGCTTTGGCAGATCGGATCGTTTTTTTACGTGATGGGAATGTGGTGCTGGACGGGAATACGGGAGAGCTTCGACAAACATATGGAGCTGAGGGGATGCGCAGAGCATTCCGGGAGTTGTTTGGGATAAACGGAGGAAGCCCGAAATAG
- a CDS encoding sulfite exporter TauE/SafE family protein codes for MGAPHCFAMCGGIVSSVALRAQGSPMALILAYNAGRVATYAAIGAFMGLVGSFLDTAAGFVGLQSAASIIGGLLILLWTFRRYTVPLFRTHPYKSSRVQSKLQRLGQRYEILATFLTGILLGFLPCGLTYAMHMNAAASGNAAEGSLIMLVFGLSTFPILLLTAMSAGSLTKRWRRAMRRIGGYLAVLVGMLCILKGLSANGWIPSIHPWLW; via the coding sequence ATGGGTGCACCGCATTGTTTCGCGATGTGCGGAGGCATCGTGTCGTCGGTTGCACTTCGCGCACAAGGCTCGCCAATGGCTTTGATACTCGCATATAACGCAGGCAGAGTAGCAACTTACGCGGCAATCGGCGCTTTTATGGGGTTGGTCGGCTCCTTTCTGGATACTGCAGCCGGATTCGTCGGGCTCCAATCTGCGGCCAGCATCATTGGCGGTTTGCTGATCTTGTTATGGACCTTTCGTCGGTACACGGTCCCGCTGTTTCGCACGCATCCGTATAAAAGTTCTCGCGTTCAGTCGAAGCTGCAGCGGCTCGGGCAACGTTATGAAATCCTTGCAACCTTTTTGACAGGAATCCTGCTGGGCTTTTTGCCATGCGGATTGACTTATGCGATGCACATGAATGCTGCCGCCTCGGGCAACGCTGCAGAAGGTTCGCTGATTATGCTGGTGTTCGGTTTATCGACGTTTCCGATCTTGCTTCTGACGGCGATGTCTGCAGGAAGCCTTACGAAAAGATGGCGCAGGGCGATGCGCAGAATCGGCGGATATCTGGCCGTCTTGGTGGGGATGCTGTGTATCCTAAAAGGTCTAAGTGCGAATGGATGGATTCCTTCCATACACCCCTGGTTGTGGTGA
- a CDS encoding sensor histidine kinase, translating to MIVTYKQNKWLILTIPTLTIGVWEYVRHEFLLPYISMELGNWLAPVIVLLVSLLFLTKLFAMIEHNQEELNRAKAIRAVLEEREKIARELHDGIAQSLFFLNAQISQMDRMNQSNGLPLHKLKESVHRTNDYVRQAIANLRHEADADKNPWLQGIESLIDELQQETVLEIETNWRIPETMLSSKERVELFAIIREALLNIHKHAEAKQVRIEARPTETGWICQVADDGKGFSPDDMRTRNRYGIQMMRDRAKAMSWHFSLERKDGDTLVIVRKGAY from the coding sequence ATGATTGTGACCTATAAACAAAACAAATGGCTGATTCTTACGATACCTACCTTGACCATCGGGGTCTGGGAGTATGTCCGGCATGAGTTTCTGCTGCCGTATATTTCGATGGAGCTTGGAAACTGGCTTGCCCCGGTCATTGTGCTGCTCGTATCCTTGCTGTTTTTGACCAAATTATTTGCCATGATCGAACATAATCAGGAGGAGCTTAATCGTGCAAAAGCGATCCGCGCCGTGCTGGAGGAACGAGAGAAAATCGCACGGGAGCTGCATGACGGCATCGCGCAATCCCTCTTCTTTTTGAACGCGCAGATCTCGCAAATGGACCGCATGAATCAATCAAACGGACTTCCGCTTCATAAATTGAAGGAAAGTGTTCATCGCACCAATGATTACGTCAGACAAGCCATCGCCAATTTGAGGCATGAAGCCGATGCGGATAAAAATCCGTGGCTGCAAGGCATTGAGAGCTTGATCGATGAGCTGCAGCAGGAAACCGTTCTTGAAATTGAGACGAATTGGCGCATTCCGGAAACGATGCTGTCTTCCAAAGAGCGAGTGGAGTTATTCGCAATCATCCGCGAAGCGCTGCTCAACATTCATAAGCATGCGGAGGCGAAGCAAGTCCGAATCGAAGCGCGACCAACAGAAACGGGCTGGATATGCCAGGTCGCGGATGACGGCAAAGGCTTTAGCCCGGATGATATGAGGACCCGTAATCGATACGGTATCCAAATGATGCGTGACCGAGCCAAGGCGATGTCCTGGCACTTCAGCCTGGAACGTAAAGATGGGGACACGCTGGTAATCGTCCGAAAGGGGGCATATTGA
- a CDS encoding redoxin domain-containing protein, producing the protein MIRRMIQYMLLIVVLAGGVYAVSRFLEAPHEVPAIPGKAAPTFSAKDLEGTEIRLADYKGKGVVLNFWASWCNPCVNELPLLNEAHKLTGVDMLAINVGELKETVQHFVDRYDLEFPIVLDSDLNIKQRYQLVGMPLTVIIDADGTLVERHEGELTEMGDILSLMNRIKRDD; encoded by the coding sequence GTGATCCGCAGAATGATTCAGTATATGCTATTGATAGTTGTTCTTGCCGGAGGCGTGTATGCCGTGTCACGGTTTTTGGAAGCGCCGCATGAGGTTCCTGCAATTCCAGGGAAAGCTGCGCCAACATTTTCAGCCAAGGATCTGGAGGGAACGGAAATCCGCCTTGCTGATTACAAAGGGAAGGGCGTAGTTCTGAATTTCTGGGCCTCCTGGTGCAATCCGTGCGTCAACGAACTGCCGCTTCTTAACGAGGCGCATAAGTTAACAGGCGTGGACATGCTGGCGATCAATGTGGGGGAGCTCAAAGAAACGGTGCAGCATTTCGTTGACCGGTATGACCTCGAATTTCCGATCGTATTGGACTCCGACCTGAACATTAAACAAAGGTATCAATTGGTCGGAATGCCCCTTACCGTCATCATTGATGCGGACGGGACTTTGGTGGAACGTCACGAAGGGGAGCTGACAGAGATGGGGGACATCCTATCCCTGATGAATCGGATCAAACGCGACGATTAA
- a CDS encoding response regulator gives MSKFRVLIIDDNEMAREGIRMILESDPVFEIVAEGSSGEEAIALSEYWMPDLVLMDIQMPGMGGLEATKKLKEAFPYIKVVMVTVSDDIAHLFDALKKGAQGYLLKNMEPEAWHEYLKAVAIDEAPVTRELAFRILKEMSPKRADEVQDHPLTEREHEILVLVAEGMSNKEISSDLGISEHTVKNHLKNILQKLHLANRVQIARYAYEQGLVGKK, from the coding sequence ATGTCAAAATTCCGGGTGTTAATTATCGATGATAACGAGATGGCCAGAGAAGGGATCCGAATGATCCTGGAAAGCGATCCTGTCTTTGAAATCGTGGCGGAGGGAAGCAGCGGCGAAGAAGCCATAGCCTTAAGTGAATATTGGATGCCGGACCTGGTGCTGATGGATATTCAAATGCCGGGAATGGGCGGCTTGGAAGCAACCAAGAAGCTTAAAGAAGCCTTCCCCTACATCAAGGTCGTTATGGTTACCGTATCCGACGATATTGCGCATTTATTCGATGCGCTTAAGAAGGGCGCCCAGGGCTATCTGTTGAAAAATATGGAGCCTGAAGCGTGGCACGAATATTTAAAAGCAGTCGCCATCGATGAGGCGCCGGTGACGCGCGAGCTGGCGTTTCGAATCCTGAAGGAAATGTCCCCGAAGCGTGCGGACGAGGTCCAAGATCATCCTTTAACTGAACGGGAGCATGAAATTCTAGTGCTCGTCGCCGAGGGAATGAGCAATAAGGAAATTTCAAGCGATCTGGGCATCTCCGAGCATACCGTGAAAAATCACCTGAAGAATATCCTTCAAAAGCTGCACTTGGCCAATCGGGTTCAGATTGCGCGATATGCTTATGAACAAGGCTTGGTAGGCAAGAAATAG
- a CDS encoding ABC transporter permease: protein MKDMGYVAIREMNIGLRNPWAYSFMALFTVFMLSLLIIHTQGVVNGFSGTSGTMLNLALYLLPLMALMLGSFSLTGEKEEGNWDLLSTYPLGTWPFLAGKYIGLSAVLMSIVAFGFGLSGAAGWLLGSGFDFITYGQLLVFSIGLSVLYLGIAMLIGTLASNRWQALTISVGVWFFTVIAWPSILIAILGMMPYLWIKPAITTLTFLNPAELTRLFTVVKLGGGSTLGPEYYKWMIWIRSPWGTPAFAGVMLVWIGAALTLAYGIWERGRARG, encoded by the coding sequence ATGAAAGACATGGGGTACGTGGCCATACGGGAGATGAACATCGGGCTTCGCAACCCATGGGCATATTCATTCATGGCTCTTTTCACGGTATTCATGCTCAGTTTGCTAATCATACATACCCAAGGAGTGGTGAACGGATTTTCCGGCACCAGCGGAACCATGTTAAACCTGGCGTTGTACTTGCTCCCGTTGATGGCCCTGATGCTGGGATCATTCTCCTTGACCGGCGAGAAGGAAGAGGGCAACTGGGACCTGCTGTCGACGTATCCGCTTGGCACTTGGCCGTTTCTGGCAGGAAAATATATCGGGCTGTCTGCAGTGCTGATGTCCATCGTCGCCTTCGGATTCGGGCTGTCCGGGGCGGCAGGCTGGCTGCTCGGCAGCGGATTTGATTTTATAACGTACGGACAGCTGCTGGTTTTCTCAATCGGGTTATCCGTTTTATATCTCGGCATCGCCATGTTGATCGGTACGCTCGCCAGCAACCGGTGGCAAGCGCTAACGATCTCGGTAGGCGTCTGGTTCTTCACCGTCATCGCATGGCCATCGATCCTTATAGCGATCCTGGGCATGATGCCGTATCTCTGGATTAAGCCGGCGATAACGACACTTACATTTCTGAATCCAGCAGAATTGACGCGATTGTTTACCGTCGTCAAGTTAGGTGGCGGCTCAACGCTGGGACCGGAATATTACAAATGGATGATTTGGATCCGATCTCCCTGGGGCACGCCTGCTTTTGCGGGTGTGATGCTCGTATGGATCGGTGCTGCTCTTACCCTTGCTTATGGTATATGGGAAAGGGGGAGAGCTCGTGGGTGA
- a CDS encoding nitrous oxide reductase accessory protein NosL — translation MSKGMKLTPIFLALLLLLSACGGEAYEPQAINEETDVCVICKMAVKDDQFATQIITKDGQSLKFDDIGCLNTWKTENGTDTIGAAFVRDYNSKQWLRYEKAFYAYDPSYKTPMAYGILSFEKEEDAKAFIEKQGTGTLMTADELRDHSWEVNRDMMDMEGAHDHVHPPVEGQNETVDHDPPAHQEGHSTTPEHPASGGHGS, via the coding sequence ATGAGCAAAGGAATGAAACTGACCCCAATCTTCTTAGCATTGCTGCTGCTTCTGTCCGCATGCGGGGGAGAAGCCTATGAGCCGCAAGCTATAAACGAGGAGACGGATGTATGCGTGATCTGCAAGATGGCGGTTAAAGACGATCAATTTGCAACACAAATCATAACCAAAGACGGTCAATCGCTTAAATTTGATGATATCGGCTGTTTGAACACATGGAAGACCGAGAATGGAACCGATACGATCGGAGCCGCCTTCGTCCGGGATTACAACAGCAAGCAATGGCTTCGTTACGAGAAAGCTTTCTATGCTTATGATCCATCCTATAAGACGCCGATGGCATACGGAATCTTGTCATTTGAGAAGGAAGAGGACGCCAAAGCATTTATAGAAAAACAAGGAACGGGAACGCTGATGACGGCCGATGAGCTCCGTGATCATTCGTGGGAGGTCAATCGCGACATGATGGATATGGAAGGGGCGCATGATCATGTTCACCCGCCTGTTGAGGGGCAAAATGAAACCGTTGATCATGATCCTCCAGCGCATCAAGAGGGGCATTCGACAACTCCGGAACATCCCGCATCCGGAGGTCATGGCTCATGA